The following DNA comes from Paraburkholderia phytofirmans PsJN.
TTGCTCACCCGCAAGTGGCAGCGCGAACTGGACTACCGGCTGATTAAGGAGCTGTGGGCGTTTTCGGGTAACCGAATTGCGGTGCGCTTCGCGTACGAGTGTCACGATGACTCCGGGAATTGGTTTCGTTCATACGGCAACGAAAACTGGGAGTTTAACGATAGAGGCTTGATGATTCGTCGTTTTGCGTGCATCAACGACCGTCCTGTCAAAGAAGAAGACCGGCTGTTCCATTGGCCGCTCGGTCGCCGTCCTGACGGCCACGCCGGGCTGAGTGAACTTGGACTGTGACGACATCCGCAGCACCTCCGTGTTCCACTTCATCTTGAGGGAAAGCCATGAAGCTCTACTACCATCCGCTGTCTGGACATTCTCACCGCGCACGACTTTTTTTGTCCCTCATAGGTTTACAACCGGAGCTCGTGGAGGTCGATCTGATGAAGGGGGCGCATAAAGCGCCAGAATTTCTGAAGATTAATCGCTTTGGACAAGTTCCCGTGCTGGTCGATGATGGCATAACCATCGCCGATTCGAATGCCATCCTCATTTATGCGGCGAAGAAGTATGGCAAGGAAGAT
Coding sequences within:
- a CDS encoding nuclear transport factor 2 family protein, translated to MSEDVRSPCPPFDNETATLKVRLAEDGWNTRDPALVSLAYSADSRWRNRAEFANGRAEIVALLTRKWQRELDYRLIKELWAFSGNRIAVRFAYECHDDSGNWFRSYGNENWEFNDRGLMIRRFACINDRPVKEEDRLFHWPLGRRPDGHAGLSELGL